A window of Apium graveolens cultivar Ventura chromosome 8, ASM990537v1, whole genome shotgun sequence contains these coding sequences:
- the LOC141680555 gene encoding protein NRT1/ PTR FAMILY 5.4-like, with amino-acid sequence MKAGTGDLGCLLCSSNRNLVPVHGKITLQEQCPKRKPTQSNNAGVHHFVFVAAIRNCNLSLPENAVGFHEVHDKQSETLHRTNQFRFLDHTAVIVTTDSSTVNNPAPWKMCTVTQVEETKILIRMLSIILSTIFMNTCLAQLQTFSIQQSNTMDRNLLGFQVPGSSIPGIPLVFMFILIPIYDRVCVPILRKFKGIPTRVTHLQRIGVGLVLSAISMAVAGIVETHRKSVAIEYNMVDSAEPLPMTSIWVSSRGSQKELDEAKMRFAAAEFWNGKMAVGMFLDDSCLGFGHLIETGDS; translated from the exons ATGAAGGCTGGAACTGGGGATTTGGGGTGTCTACTTTGCAGTAGCAATCGCAATCTTGTTCCTGTGCATGGGAAGATCACTCTACAGGAACAATGTCCCAAAAGGAAGCCCACTCAGTCGAATAATGCAGGTGTGCACCATTTT GTATTTGTGGCTGCAATTAGAAACTGTAATCTTTCACTGCCAGAGAATGCAGTAGGATTCCACGAGGTTCATGATAAACAATCTGAGACTCTTCACAGAACAAATCAATTCAG GTTCTTGGATCACACAGCAGTTATTGTGACTACAGATTCATCTACTGTTAACAATCCGGCACCCTGGAAAATGTGTACTGTGACACAAGTCGAGGAAACAAAAATTTTAATTCGGATGCTCTCGATAATTTTAAGCACTATCTTCATGAATACATGTTTGGCTCAACTCCAAACTTTCAGCATTCAACAGAGTAATACGATGGACAGAAATCTTCTTGGTTTTCAAGTCCCTGGATCTTCAATCCCTGGCATTCCACTAGTGTTTATGTTTATATTGATCCCAATATATGATCGTGTCTGTGTTCCAATTCTCCGAAAGTTCAAAGGGATTCCCACTAGAGTCACACACCTCCAAAGAATAGGAGTTGGACTCGTTCTCTCAGCCATTTCTATGGCTGTGGCAGGAATAGTAGAGACACACCGCAAATCTGTTGCTATCGAGTACAACATGGTTGATTCTGCAGAGCCTTTGCCTATGACT TCTATATGGGTATCGTCCAGGGGATCACAGAAAGAGCTAGATGAAGCAAAGATGAGATTTGCTGCTGCCGAG ttttggaatggtaaaatggCAGTTGGTATGTTTTTGGATGACTCTTGTTTGGGTTTTGGGCATTTGATTGAAACAGGGGATtcatga